A window of the Cucurbita pepo subsp. pepo cultivar mu-cu-16 chromosome LG01, ASM280686v2, whole genome shotgun sequence genome harbors these coding sequences:
- the LOC111780016 gene encoding probable WRKY transcription factor 3: protein MAKNDDSARPPLQRPTITLPPRPSMDAFFAAGPTGLSPGPMTLVSSFFADGAADSPSFSQLLAGAMGSPMAMGFMGTGSTPNYYAKDGGSSELEFGLKQSKPLNLMVARSPLFSVPPGLSPSGLLNSPGFYGPQSPFGMSHQQALAQVTAQAALAHSHMHMQQAEYQHSLVPAPMEPLTRDPSFTLDEASQLSVLPSTSDTKSIIAESTEVSHSDRKYQPPPSNASDKPADDGYNWRKYGQKLVKGSEYPRSYYKCTHLNCPVKKKIERSPDGQITEIIYKGQHNHEPPPANKRARDNSEPTGCTNSLTKPESRSQIQAGILNKSSENVQSGSSDSEEQADTEITENRDEDEPNPKRQNIDVGTSGVALSHKTLTEPKIIVQTRSEVDLLDDGYRWRKYGQKVVKGNPNPRSYYKCTSAGCNVRKHVERSSTDSKAVVTTYEGKHNHDVPAARNSSHNTVPQIKPLKVVAQKHPLLKEMEFGSNDQRPAVLRLKEEQITV, encoded by the exons ATGGCTAAGAACGACGACTCTGCGAGACCTCCACTCCAGCGCCCCACCATTACTCTCCCTCCGCGCCCTTCTATGGACGCCTTCTTCGCCGCCGGACCCACTGGGCTTAGCCCTGGCCCTATGACCCTTGTCTCCAGTTTCTTCGCCGACGGTGCAGCTGACTCGCCTTCCTTCTCCCAGCTTCTCGCCGGAGCCATGGGTTCTCCGATGGCTATGGGGTTTATGGGAACTGGGTCTACACCCAATTATTACGCCAAGGATGGAGGCAGCTCGGAATTGGAATTTGGGTTGAAGCAATCGAAGCCACTCAATTTGATGGTGGCTCGGTCTCCTTTGTTCTCCGTCCCGCCAGGGCTCAGCCCCTCTGGGTTGCTTAATTCGCCTGGATTTTATGGTCCTCAG AGCCCATTTGGAATGTCACACCAGCAGGCATTGGCTCAGGTTACTGCGCAAGCGGCACTGGCACATTCTCATATGCATATGCAGCAAGCTGAATATCAACATTCTTTGGTTCCAGCTCCTATGGAACCGTTGACACGTGATCCATCGTTTACTCTTGATGAAGCTTCTCAACTGTCAGTATTACCCTCCACATCAGACACAAAAAGTATCATTGCAGAATCAACAGAAGTATCTCATTCTGATAGAAAATACCAACCTCCTCCTTCAAATGCCTCTGATAAACCTGCAGATGATGGCTATAACTGGCGTAAATACGGACAGAAGCTAGTTAAGGGCAGTGAATATCCACGAAGCTACTACAAATGCACACATTTGAATTGCCCTGTCAAGAAGAAGATCGAGCGCTCGCCTGATGGTCAAATTACTGAAATTATTTACAAAGGTCAGCATAACCATGAACCTCCTCCAGCAAACAAACGTGCAAGAGATAATAGTGAACCAACTGGGTGTACAAATTCTTTGACGAAGCCTGAAAGTAGATCCCAAATTCAAGCTGGAATTTTGAACAAGTCAAGTGAAAATGTGCAATCAGGGTCTAGTGACAGTGAAGAACAAGCTGATACAGAGATAACAGAAAACagagatgaagatgaaccaaaTCCAAAGAGGCA GAACATTGATGTAGGGACATCTGGTGTTGCTTTGTCTCATAAAACACTCACAGAACCAAAAATCATTGTTCAAACTAGAAGCGAGGTCGACCTGTTAGATGACGGTTATAGGTGGCGCAAGTATGGGCAGAAAGTGGTTAAAGGAAATCCTAACCCCAG GAGCTACTACAAATGTACTAGTGCTGGGTGCAACGTACGCAAGCATGTCGAGAGGTCTTCTACAGACTCAAAAGCTGTCGTAACCACATACGAAGGGAAACATAACCATGATGTCCCTGCAGCTAGAAACAGCAGCCACAACACCGTGCCCCAGATCAAACCGCTTAAGGTTGTAGCTCAGAAACATCCATTACTTAAAGAGATGGAATTTGGAAGTAATGACCAGAGACCTGCCGTTTTGCGGCTTAAAGAAGAGCAAATCACTGTGTAA
- the LOC111811298 gene encoding uncharacterized protein LOC111811298: MASICRSISPPLLSKPTTISRFRALHAFLPNSSQHSSSMLSFRSCRTRATSSTPSAVGDAREPIDDSMSIDNLHRFVELNSGKWNGSFFQFDARGSLLHKISTKLAASSYGEDELMSLTQTLYIKLPSSFSLSGDEDEPEWGEYKIKETNMFTVDKYQQISFFPNEKAYSLRYQTAGMLDTVLRQGVLGEDDTGEEFPKNLKLPSRRPSIVCENCLYIPDKDLRARAFHVMDPRGTIEMLLIFLEERADGKNFHPPLNSNLVNDEENRLLPFLGDWKGHSRTKRSGVYGATIAEADTLSSLQIDDAGRIIQDLTTTSMNGDVTTNVHWTGTKSDNLVTFDGGYQITLLPGGMYMGCPCDVAKSVAESKSFHLEFCWLEAPGRRQRLVRTYDVEGLAVSSTYFSEIKL, from the exons ATGGCGTCCATTTGCCGTTCAATTTCGCCTCCTCTTTTATCTAAACCCACAACAATCTCCAGATTCCGAGCTCTCCATGCGTTCCTTCCCAATTCATCGCAGCATTCAAGTTCTATGCTCTCATTTCGAAGCTGCAGAACTCGAGCCACCAGCTCAACCCCGTCCGCCGTCGGAGATGCTCGGGAACCTATCGACGACTCGATGAGCATCGATAATCTTCACCGCTTCGTCGAGCTCAACTCCGGGAAGTGGAACGGTTCTTTCTTT CAATTTGACGCTCGAGGGAGTTTGCTGCATAAAATAAGTACGAAGCTAGCCGCGAGCTCTTATGGAGAGGATGAACTTATGAGTCTCACTCAAAC ACTATACATTAAACTGCCATCAAGCTTTTCACTTTCTGGTGATGAGGATGAGCCAGAGTGGGGAGagtacaaaattaaagaaaccaACATGTTCACTGTGGACAAATATCAGCAG ATTAGCTTTTTCCCCAATGAGAAAGCATATTCACTAAGGTACCAGACGGCTGGGATGTTGGACACTGTGTTGAGGCAAGGGGTGTTGGGTGAGGATGATACTGGTGAAGAATTTCCCAA AAACCTCAAGCTTCCTTCTCGCCGGCCTTCCATTGTATGCGAGAATTGCCTGTATATTCCAGACAAAGATCTGAGGGCAAGAGCTTTTCATGTAATGGACCCAAGAGGAACTATAGAAATGCTTCTCATCTTTCTTGAGGAAAGGGCTGATGGGAAAAATTTTCATCCTCCGCTTAACTCAAATTTAGTAAAT GATGAGGAAAACAGGCTTCTCCCCTTTCTTGGTGACTGGAAAGGGCATTCTAGAACAAAAAGAAGTGGTGTTTATGGAGCAACGATTGCGGAAGCTGATACTCTGTCATCCCTTCAAATAGATGACGCTGGTCGGATTATCCAG GATTTAACAACAACATCAATGAATGGAGATGTCACCACAAACGTGCACTGGACCGGTACTAAATCAGACAACTTGGTAACATTTGACGGCGGGTACCAGATTACATTATTGCCAGGTGGAATGTATATGGGATGTCCGTGTGATGTAGCCAAAAGTGTAGCAGAAAGTAAGTCATTCCACTTGGAGTTCTGTTGGCTTGAAGCTCCAGGCAGAAGACAGAGGCTCGTTCGTACTTACGATGTAGAAGGTTTGGCCGTCTCATCAACCTATTTTTCTGAGATCAAACTGTGA